From the genome of Candidatus Nitrosocosmicus oleophilus, one region includes:
- a CDS encoding cobyrinate a,c-diamide synthase, producing the protein MKTPGIVIAGISSGVGKTTISTAVIQGLLKKGYKVQPFKIGPDYIDPSYHNMISKRRSRNLDVWLMGINGLKESYLKNSIDSDITVLEGVMGLYDGMSGKNNFASTAHVSRILDLPILLVVDAKKAARSLAAITLGFIKFERKIRIAGVILNNIASERHLRYIVEAFESKIKIPIVGKIFNDKKLIYYERHLGLIPRMELSATLQNSIVDNSKIVAEHLDFEMIIQIAKKINYLDKSKFEKFSMDLVKRKSRHQESKKLHNSKVKILVALDKSFNFYYQDNLDMLHKRAKIEFFSPLDDIGISEDTTGIILGGGFPEVIADKLQNNSSMRRSILDLAQKDIPIYAECGGLMYLTKTISGYKNNKKKYKMVGLFDADTLMTGKVTLGYTEALLNNDQTYLGRTRKVRGHEFHYSNVVINKNDLDLIYDLKKGKGIMDGRDGFYVHDCIASYMHTHFMNSTFSDRFVERCVRYSRK; encoded by the coding sequence ATGAAAACCCCTGGAATTGTTATAGCAGGAATCAGTAGCGGGGTTGGAAAAACTACAATATCAACAGCTGTAATTCAAGGGCTTTTGAAAAAAGGATATAAGGTTCAGCCATTCAAGATTGGACCCGATTATATTGATCCATCTTATCACAACATGATTTCAAAACGCCGATCAAGAAATCTTGATGTATGGCTAATGGGGATAAACGGATTAAAGGAATCATATTTGAAAAATTCTATAGACTCTGATATTACGGTTTTAGAAGGCGTAATGGGGTTATATGACGGGATGTCGGGGAAGAACAATTTTGCAAGCACTGCACATGTATCAAGGATCCTAGACCTTCCGATTCTTTTAGTTGTGGATGCAAAAAAAGCAGCCCGATCATTAGCTGCAATTACCCTGGGGTTTATTAAATTTGAACGCAAGATAAGGATTGCAGGAGTGATCTTAAATAACATTGCAAGTGAAAGACATTTGAGATATATTGTTGAGGCGTTTGAATCAAAAATTAAGATACCTATTGTAGGAAAAATATTTAATGATAAGAAACTAATCTATTATGAAAGACATCTAGGCTTGATTCCACGCATGGAACTAAGTGCCACATTACAGAACAGTATCGTAGACAATTCCAAGATTGTTGCTGAACATCTGGATTTTGAAATGATTATTCAGATAGCTAAGAAAATAAATTATCTAGATAAATCAAAATTTGAAAAGTTTTCAATGGACTTGGTAAAAAGAAAATCCAGACATCAAGAATCTAAAAAGTTACATAATTCAAAAGTAAAGATATTAGTTGCATTAGATAAGTCTTTTAATTTTTACTACCAAGATAACCTGGACATGTTACACAAGAGGGCTAAAATAGAGTTTTTCAGTCCTCTAGATGATATTGGTATCTCAGAAGATACAACAGGTATAATATTAGGTGGCGGATTTCCAGAAGTAATTGCAGATAAACTACAAAACAATTCTAGCATGCGGAGGTCAATCTTGGATTTGGCACAGAAGGACATACCAATTTATGCTGAATGCGGAGGATTAATGTACTTAACAAAGACAATTTCAGGCTATAAAAACAACAAGAAGAAGTACAAAATGGTGGGATTATTTGATGCAGATACATTGATGACGGGTAAAGTTACCCTAGGTTATACAGAGGCTTTATTAAATAATGATCAAACTTATCTCGGAAGGACACGAAAGGTGAGAGGTCATGAATTTCATTATTCAAATGTAGTTATTAATAAGAACGATCTAGATTTGATTTATGATTTAAAAAAGGGGAAAGGCATAATGGATGGGAGAGACGGTTTCTATGTTCATGACTGCATAGCATCTTATATGCATACACATTTTATGAATTCAACTTTCTCAGATAGGTTTGTAGAACGCTGTGTTCGGTATTCAAGAAAATAA
- a CDS encoding precorrin-8X methylmutase, with the protein MEFSDAKTGDYSIGNPQSRDMSTRAFGIEKQSFDIIESEIGNHGYVDNEWAVVRRVIHATADFDFARKDRIIFHKKAIESAFLAFAKKSFVVTDVEMVLHGINKKSLLDLNLTGICLINDPQLKEMSKKSNKTRSELAMQKAADRINGGIVVIGNAPTALYELLSMIEEKKTLPLLVIGIPVGFVSAVESKIDLSKVEVPYITNIGRKGGSSAASSIINSLMLLYLTKRSRSQTKT; encoded by the coding sequence GTGGAGTTTTCTGACGCTAAAACTGGCGATTACAGCATAGGTAATCCTCAATCTCGAGACATGTCAACTAGGGCTTTTGGAATTGAGAAACAGAGCTTTGACATAATAGAATCCGAGATCGGTAACCATGGTTATGTTGACAATGAATGGGCTGTGGTAAGACGAGTTATCCACGCTACAGCTGACTTTGATTTTGCAAGGAAAGACAGAATTATTTTCCATAAAAAAGCAATAGAATCTGCTTTCTTAGCTTTTGCAAAGAAATCTTTTGTCGTAACCGACGTTGAGATGGTATTACATGGAATAAATAAGAAATCATTATTGGATCTAAATTTGACTGGCATTTGTCTTATAAATGATCCTCAATTAAAAGAGATGTCAAAAAAATCCAACAAAACCAGATCTGAGCTTGCAATGCAGAAGGCTGCTGACAGGATAAACGGCGGTATTGTCGTCATCGGGAACGCGCCAACCGCGCTTTATGAATTACTTTCAATGATCGAGGAAAAAAAAACTTTACCATTACTCGTGATTGGAATCCCAGTTGGATTCGTTTCAGCCGTTGAATCTAAAATTGATTTGTCAAAAGTAGAAGTTCCTTATATTACAAATATAGGAAGAAAGGGTGGTAGTTCCGCAGCCTCATCTATTATTAATTCGCTGATGCTGTTGTATTTAACAAAAAGATCTAGATCTCAGACTAAGACATAA
- a CDS encoding cobalt-precorrin 5A hydrolase: MNEDINKKNIAIVAITKKGIEIAKRIRNALSESEIQVPEKFRDSDPSIIYFSESVTNRIEPLFYKYHSLICIFSLGAVIRLISPHLKDKKHDPAVIVIDDTAKFVISTLSGHLGGANELTLKVSEILHSIPVITTAADVNKTIAIDLLGKKFGWVIDNFENVTKVSAMMVNEEKIGVYQDTGEKNWWNMDQLPKNVELVPIITDLLSEEYKGSIIITDKMVSNRSLTAKSVVYRPKSLYVGIGLHWNTSKQTIQQGIIRVLEENGLSTNSIKAITSLDKGKHVVGLDEYCTENNFPLLLFSKTELNKVVVPNPSDLVGKYEGTSSVSEAASLASSKGILIVPKQKFPPDLTVAISRENFQ, translated from the coding sequence TTGAATGAGGATATAAACAAAAAGAATATCGCTATTGTTGCTATAACTAAAAAAGGCATTGAAATCGCCAAGCGAATTCGAAATGCATTGAGCGAATCGGAAATCCAGGTACCAGAAAAATTTAGGGACTCGGATCCATCGATAATTTACTTCTCAGAATCCGTAACGAACCGGATAGAGCCTCTCTTTTATAAATACCATTCGTTAATTTGTATATTTTCATTAGGAGCAGTAATAAGGCTAATCTCGCCTCATCTAAAAGACAAAAAACATGATCCGGCTGTAATTGTAATAGATGATACTGCAAAATTTGTTATAAGCACACTGTCTGGGCATTTAGGTGGGGCCAACGAATTAACGCTCAAAGTGTCTGAGATCTTACATTCAATTCCAGTAATTACTACCGCAGCTGATGTGAACAAGACCATTGCGATCGATCTATTGGGAAAAAAATTCGGTTGGGTTATAGATAATTTTGAAAATGTAACAAAGGTCAGCGCCATGATGGTTAATGAAGAAAAAATTGGAGTTTATCAAGATACCGGAGAAAAGAATTGGTGGAACATGGATCAACTACCCAAGAATGTCGAGCTGGTCCCAATCATTACAGATTTGCTATCTGAAGAGTATAAGGGCTCCATAATTATTACGGATAAGATGGTTTCAAACAGATCATTGACTGCTAAATCAGTAGTATATAGACCAAAATCACTTTATGTAGGTATAGGGTTGCATTGGAATACCTCCAAGCAAACAATCCAACAGGGTATAATAAGAGTTCTTGAAGAAAATGGGTTGAGTACAAATAGTATAAAAGCGATTACATCCCTGGATAAAGGCAAACACGTAGTTGGATTAGATGAATATTGCACTGAAAATAATTTTCCTTTGCTCCTCTTTTCAAAAACTGAATTAAATAAGGTAGTAGTTCCAAACCCATCTGATTTGGTTGGAAAATATGAAGGAACCTCAAGCGTTTCCGAGGCCGCCTCATTAGCATCGTCGAAGGGTATTTTAATAGTACCTAAACAAAAATTTCCACCAGATTTGACTGTCGCAATAAGCAGGGAGAATTTTCAATGA
- the uvrC gene encoding excinuclease ABC subunit UvrC: protein MKSKEINHIKYPYPHNPGVYIMKDENGNIIYIGKAKYLDRRIKSYFSKNIQNLQDNNWKTRVLVTKIKSIDYIITDNEIEAYLLESNLIKKHRPIFNIELKDQQRYTYLKITDETFPRLLVTRRNRNGHFTGTKGEIIGPFVKGSSRYLSVGLLRKMFKIRICTKLPKKECLEYHIGNCDAPCINKISEEQYKENIVSLKKILDDNEALGNFNKKLETEMKIASDNRDYERAIFIRDTLTRLQNLLHHQKMENNSIEGYKSEEYIGFLEDENQNNMHVMTLVSKNGIINDMKKYQFDMLGDNSIENFICQYYHSSAKVPNVIYLSKSIGEEINLQKVLYKMTGAEVKIIPLDSNYLLEEHQYKSNDINKFNIMQLILNNLLTYIEKNHEPALDDLQKLLGLKRLPYIIDCFDISNFGNDFAVGACTRFMNGIPEKQGYRKFKIKKVSYQNDFLMMEEIIRRRYSSDKFGEDVPEDKRTDRFPDLIVIDGGKGHLNTAIATLKKLGIGEIDCISLAKENEEVHTPSSAMPILIPRNKKSLKILQHIRDESHRFGLTYNRYLRRKMLNP, encoded by the coding sequence TTATATTGGCAAAGCAAAATATCTCGATAGAAGAATCAAAAGTTATTTTTCCAAAAACATTCAGAATTTGCAGGATAATAATTGGAAAACTAGAGTACTTGTAACTAAAATCAAAAGCATAGATTACATTATCACAGATAACGAAATTGAAGCATACCTGTTGGAATCAAATTTGATCAAAAAACATAGACCAATTTTTAATATTGAACTCAAAGATCAACAGAGATACACATACCTGAAAATTACAGATGAAACATTTCCAAGGTTACTAGTAACAAGGAGAAACAGAAACGGACATTTTACAGGTACAAAAGGCGAGATAATAGGTCCATTTGTAAAAGGGAGTTCGAGATACCTGTCTGTCGGTTTACTGAGGAAAATGTTTAAGATCAGAATCTGTACAAAACTACCTAAAAAAGAATGTTTAGAGTATCATATTGGAAACTGTGATGCACCATGTATTAATAAAATTAGCGAGGAGCAATACAAGGAAAATATAGTATCCTTAAAAAAAATATTAGATGACAACGAAGCCCTAGGTAATTTTAACAAAAAACTTGAGACAGAAATGAAGATTGCTTCTGATAACCGAGATTATGAAAGAGCTATTTTTATCAGAGATACTCTTACCAGACTGCAAAATTTGTTACACCATCAAAAAATGGAAAATAATTCTATCGAAGGTTACAAATCTGAGGAATATATTGGATTCTTGGAAGATGAAAACCAAAATAATATGCATGTAATGACACTAGTGAGCAAGAATGGGATCATCAATGACATGAAAAAATACCAGTTTGATATGTTAGGGGATAATTCGATAGAAAATTTTATTTGCCAATACTATCATTCTAGTGCGAAAGTACCAAATGTCATCTACCTTAGTAAAAGTATCGGAGAAGAAATAAATTTACAAAAAGTCTTGTACAAGATGACGGGGGCAGAAGTTAAAATAATTCCTCTAGATTCCAATTACTTGTTAGAGGAACATCAATATAAATCCAATGATATAAACAAGTTTAATATCATGCAACTGATACTAAACAATCTATTAACATATATTGAAAAGAATCATGAACCTGCACTTGATGATCTGCAGAAATTACTAGGATTGAAAAGATTACCATACATTATAGATTGTTTTGATATTTCAAACTTCGGAAATGATTTTGCTGTGGGAGCTTGTACCCGATTCATGAATGGTATCCCAGAAAAGCAAGGGTATAGAAAATTCAAGATAAAAAAGGTATCATACCAAAATGACTTTTTAATGATGGAAGAGATTATAAGGAGAAGATATTCATCCGACAAATTTGGCGAAGATGTTCCAGAGGACAAACGAACTGATAGATTTCCCGACTTGATTGTAATTGATGGTGGGAAAGGCCACTTAAACACGGCAATTGCAACATTGAAGAAGTTAGGCATAGGAGAAATCGACTGCATTTCTCTAGCCAAAGAGAATGAAGAAGTCCACACTCCGTCATCTGCCATGCCTATCCTAATTCCAAGAAACAAGAAATCCTTAAAAATTTTGCAACACATAAGAGATGAATCACATAGATTTGGTTTAACATATAACAGATATTTAAGAAGAAAAATGTTAAACCCGTAA
- a CDS encoding sirohydrochlorin chelatase: MKEVQEELHDTCDLIKNKTDYSYVDYCFLEVIPPYIDEGIRKCIEQGVDSITIVPYFLYPGMKLKDAVTKTAYIIHQENKKMVITKPLSYQPVISEIVLKRVNSLIFEKGIDRDKTDLCLLLIGHGSSDKRAREAFLYTVSSLKKTYKDVKFCFLELEPPNIEEGIRECLTSNPNTIVVVPYFLHKGIHIQKDILVDLAKAQEKYSFKSVFISGHIGVDPSVIDLVITLAKEAEVKSGVF; encoded by the coding sequence ATGAAGGAAGTTCAGGAGGAGTTGCATGATACTTGTGATTTGATTAAGAATAAAACCGACTATTCTTACGTTGATTATTGCTTTCTCGAAGTTATTCCACCTTACATTGATGAAGGAATTAGAAAATGTATTGAGCAAGGCGTCGATTCCATAACTATTGTTCCCTACTTCTTATACCCTGGAATGAAACTTAAAGATGCTGTTACCAAAACTGCCTATATTATACACCAAGAAAATAAGAAAATGGTAATAACAAAACCATTGTCTTATCAACCTGTAATATCTGAAATAGTACTAAAACGAGTAAACTCACTGATCTTCGAAAAGGGAATCGATAGAGATAAAACGGACTTGTGCTTATTATTAATCGGCCATGGCAGTAGCGATAAACGTGCTAGAGAAGCTTTCCTATATACTGTTAGTAGCTTGAAAAAAACATATAAGGATGTTAAATTTTGTTTCCTCGAATTAGAACCACCAAATATTGAAGAAGGTATAAGGGAATGTTTAACTTCTAATCCCAATACAATAGTGGTAGTTCCATACTTTTTACATAAGGGGATCCATATACAAAAGGACATCTTGGTTGATTTAGCTAAGGCACAGGAAAAATATAGTTTTAAGAGCGTGTTCATATCTGGACATATTGGAGTAGACCCTTCAGTAATAGATCTGGTAATCACATTAGCTAAGGAGGCTGAAGTTAAGAGTGGAGTTTTCTGA